The proteins below come from a single Gimesia alba genomic window:
- a CDS encoding DUF1501 domain-containing protein produces the protein MKILRKHANCCPGHLPVVNRRGFLKNTSAGFGWLALAGLLGEQTQAQAKAKEKRPHHAAKVKNVIFCFMDGGPSHVDTFDPKPALKKHEGKPIGEGAVSKRSQSSAGRVWLGSPWKFQQRGESGLWVSDLFPKLASVADELCVVRSMVGELPLHGQQNLLLHTGRIIGQAPSMGAWVSYGLGTENRNLPAYVVLNNDWVPNGGLENFGSSFLPATHQATMVRAKGIPVDNIKPGDPLALQQRKLALLAEQDRAFAVQASTASPIESAIANYETAFRMQTLVPEVSDISGEPLHIQRAYGVDSKDEHQHYYATQALRARRLVEAGVRFVEITCPSFDSNNSPWDQHGLLKKNHEKNARITEQSVAALITDLKLRGLLDETLVVWAGEMGRTPHTPKVTPTCGRDHHVNGYSLFMAGGGFKGGTTFGETDEFGNSVVIDPLSIHDIHATILHQLGVDHEALTFRHGGRDHRLTDVHGHVIKDILS, from the coding sequence ATGAAGATTTTACGCAAACATGCTAACTGTTGTCCGGGACATCTGCCTGTCGTGAATCGGCGTGGGTTTCTTAAAAATACCAGTGCCGGCTTCGGCTGGCTGGCGCTGGCCGGGTTGTTGGGCGAGCAGACACAGGCCCAGGCAAAGGCGAAAGAAAAACGACCACATCATGCTGCGAAGGTCAAGAATGTCATCTTCTGTTTTATGGATGGCGGGCCGAGCCATGTCGATACATTCGATCCGAAACCCGCGCTAAAGAAACATGAGGGCAAGCCGATTGGTGAAGGCGCCGTTTCCAAACGCTCGCAATCGAGCGCTGGTCGTGTCTGGCTGGGGAGTCCCTGGAAATTTCAACAGCGGGGCGAAAGTGGTCTGTGGGTCAGCGATCTGTTCCCAAAACTGGCGTCGGTCGCCGATGAATTGTGCGTGGTGCGTTCGATGGTTGGGGAATTGCCTCTGCATGGCCAGCAGAACTTGTTGCTGCACACAGGCCGCATCATCGGCCAGGCACCGAGCATGGGCGCCTGGGTTTCTTATGGCCTGGGGACCGAAAATCGAAATCTGCCTGCGTATGTCGTGTTGAATAATGACTGGGTTCCCAATGGCGGCCTGGAAAATTTCGGCAGTTCGTTTCTGCCAGCCACCCATCAGGCGACGATGGTCCGTGCGAAAGGGATTCCCGTCGATAATATCAAACCCGGAGATCCATTGGCGCTGCAACAACGCAAACTGGCATTGCTGGCAGAGCAGGATCGTGCGTTTGCGGTTCAGGCCTCAACAGCGTCTCCGATCGAAAGTGCCATTGCCAACTATGAAACTGCGTTTCGGATGCAGACGCTGGTTCCCGAAGTTTCCGATATCAGCGGCGAGCCGTTGCACATTCAGCGGGCTTACGGCGTTGATTCGAAAGACGAACATCAGCATTATTACGCGACGCAGGCGTTACGGGCACGGCGGCTGGTGGAAGCGGGCGTGCGGTTTGTTGAAATTACCTGCCCCAGTTTTGACAGTAATAATTCCCCCTGGGATCAGCACGGCCTGTTGAAGAAAAATCATGAAAAGAATGCCCGCATCACGGAACAATCAGTGGCAGCGTTGATTACGGATTTGAAGCTTCGCGGACTGCTCGATGAAACGCTGGTGGTCTGGGCAGGGGAAATGGGTCGCACGCCGCACACGCCGAAAGTTACGCCGACCTGCGGCCGGGATCACCATGTTAACGGTTACAGCCTGTTCATGGCAGGCGGCGGTTTCAAAGGGGGGACCACCTTCGGCGAGACCGATGAATTCGGCAATTCCGTCGTCATCGATCCACTGTCGATTCACGATATTCACGCGACGATTCTACATCAGCTGGGCGTGGATCATGAAGCACTCACCTTCCGGCACGGCGGCAGAGATCATCGTTTGACCGACGTGCACGGCCATGTGATCAAAGACATCTTGAGCTGA
- a CDS encoding PSD1 and planctomycete cytochrome C domain-containing protein, giving the protein MSCVAGAANAEKPSPGLEFFENKIRPVLIEHCYECHSAATTEIKGGLRVDSRDALRSGGENGAAVVPHKADESLLLDALRHESFEMPPGKKLSEEVIADFVKWVELGAPDSRDKPPSVSEAASLSWKAIFEKRRKWWSLQPLKEVKPPVPEENDWSQRPIDRFLLTSMQAVKLQPAPDAEPRTLVRRLAFVLTGLPPEPETVAQFVADSKRDPAAAYERLVDQLLASPHFGERFARHWMDVVRYTDTYGYEWDNPAKGAWEYRDYLIRAFNQDIGYDQLVREQIAGDLLEQPRIDHNSGFQESLIGPMFYHMGEHRHGDSINFNGIHQEMINNKIDAFSKAFLANTVACARCHDHKLDAISQRDYYALAAVFMTPRWTSRVIDVPGKHDATIEKLKQLRGEIHRELKQQWNEEAGKFTEEILAAVQEASDSPRAVLWRNAFGLNSGKEKKAAPSKPGDVVYPAQQLLSAKPTEVNAVWQKLSMEWKTAHETHRRQNQERFKVLTDFEQPGFPDGWQTEGDGILHGYVSHGTPLIALEGAGVVQRVLPRGYHTQALSSKLPGAIRPPSERDIPGKIVSLNLAGGEWSGFLRVPDNAFQTENVVFFDRLESKWQTFADRPLVNGIQRITFEIATSDLNPNFPPRSGKTRAGGKLLPAEDFGFDKRSWFSVTSIVAHDVAGTPADEWGRFEPLYEMPAPKSSVEASQRLGGWLSAAVQRWAEDRASAEDVKLVNWLLEQQLLNNQAATGSRLARLLTDYRRVEQRLPFAHTANSMDERGFTPVSYPLNVRGNVDELGPLVSRDFLEVFAGQNQVNQSPGSGRMELAEFLISPRHPLTARVYVNRVWQWVFGAGLVRTPNDFGHLGEQPTHPELLDYLAREFMADGWSTKRLIRRLVHTRAFRQSGQVSAASVNVDPDHRLWHHYPTRRLEAEAIRDTLLTVSGRLDRRLYGRPIEAPRSKEDAAKRLFNGPLDGDGRRSIYLRMSIMDPPRFLVGFNLPDLKLPTGKRDVTNVPNQALILMNDPFVKTQAKEWSALLVKQQDKTVEQRIRTMFLNAYGRAPDASELKRWTALVQDLGGTGDPQGLLADPNVWSHVAHALFNTKEFIYYR; this is encoded by the coding sequence ATGTCTTGCGTGGCAGGAGCAGCGAATGCGGAGAAGCCGTCGCCCGGATTGGAATTCTTTGAGAATAAAATTCGCCCGGTGCTGATCGAGCATTGTTACGAATGTCATTCGGCTGCGACGACAGAGATCAAAGGGGGCTTGAGAGTCGACAGCCGCGACGCGCTGCGCTCGGGGGGAGAAAACGGCGCCGCCGTGGTGCCTCACAAGGCTGATGAGAGTCTGCTGCTGGATGCACTGCGGCACGAATCGTTCGAGATGCCGCCCGGTAAGAAACTGTCTGAAGAAGTCATCGCCGACTTCGTGAAGTGGGTCGAACTGGGAGCCCCCGATTCGCGGGATAAACCGCCCAGCGTCTCAGAGGCCGCGTCGCTTTCCTGGAAAGCGATTTTTGAAAAGCGGCGGAAATGGTGGAGCCTGCAACCTCTGAAAGAGGTCAAGCCGCCCGTTCCGGAAGAGAATGACTGGTCACAACGGCCAATCGACCGGTTTCTGTTAACGTCGATGCAGGCCGTGAAACTGCAGCCCGCCCCGGATGCAGAGCCGCGAACGCTGGTGCGGCGGCTGGCGTTTGTGTTAACGGGATTGCCGCCTGAGCCTGAGACCGTTGCGCAATTCGTCGCAGATTCAAAACGCGATCCCGCGGCCGCTTATGAACGACTAGTCGATCAACTACTGGCTTCGCCTCACTTTGGTGAGCGATTTGCCCGGCATTGGATGGACGTCGTTCGTTATACCGACACCTATGGATACGAATGGGATAACCCGGCCAAAGGGGCGTGGGAATATCGTGATTATCTGATTCGGGCCTTCAATCAGGACATCGGTTATGACCAGTTGGTCCGCGAACAGATTGCCGGCGATTTACTGGAACAGCCTCGTATCGATCACAACAGCGGTTTTCAAGAAAGTCTGATCGGTCCCATGTTTTATCACATGGGAGAACATCGTCACGGCGACAGTATCAATTTCAATGGCATCCATCAGGAAATGATCAACAATAAAATCGACGCCTTTTCGAAAGCCTTCCTGGCGAATACCGTTGCCTGTGCCCGCTGTCATGATCATAAGCTCGATGCGATCTCACAGCGCGATTATTATGCGCTGGCCGCAGTTTTCATGACGCCCCGCTGGACATCACGCGTGATTGATGTGCCCGGGAAGCATGATGCCACCATTGAGAAACTCAAACAGTTGCGCGGTGAAATTCATCGGGAGTTAAAACAACAGTGGAACGAGGAAGCGGGGAAATTCACCGAGGAAATATTAGCAGCGGTGCAGGAAGCATCCGACAGTCCTCGCGCTGTGCTCTGGCGCAACGCGTTTGGATTGAATTCAGGCAAAGAAAAAAAAGCAGCCCCATCTAAGCCGGGCGATGTGGTTTATCCCGCGCAACAATTACTCTCAGCAAAGCCAACAGAAGTAAACGCGGTCTGGCAAAAACTGTCGATGGAATGGAAAACGGCGCACGAGACACATCGCCGGCAGAATCAGGAACGGTTCAAGGTTCTCACCGATTTTGAACAACCCGGCTTTCCTGATGGTTGGCAGACCGAAGGAGATGGAATCCTCCATGGCTATGTTTCCCATGGGACTCCCTTAATTGCATTGGAAGGGGCGGGGGTTGTTCAGCGTGTGCTGCCTCGCGGTTATCACACGCAGGCACTTTCTTCGAAATTACCAGGCGCGATCCGGCCTCCGTCGGAACGGGATATTCCGGGGAAAATTGTGAGTCTGAATTTAGCGGGCGGCGAATGGAGCGGCTTTCTGCGCGTACCCGACAATGCGTTTCAAACTGAGAATGTCGTCTTTTTCGACCGTCTTGAATCAAAGTGGCAAACGTTCGCCGACCGGCCGCTGGTCAATGGAATCCAACGAATTACGTTTGAAATTGCGACCAGCGATCTGAATCCGAATTTCCCGCCACGTTCCGGAAAAACACGGGCTGGTGGCAAGCTGCTGCCGGCGGAAGACTTTGGTTTTGATAAACGCAGCTGGTTCAGCGTAACAAGTATTGTCGCGCATGATGTCGCGGGGACTCCCGCTGATGAGTGGGGACGTTTTGAACCGTTGTATGAAATGCCAGCTCCCAAGAGTTCTGTGGAAGCCAGCCAGCGTCTTGGCGGCTGGTTGTCTGCGGCAGTGCAGCGATGGGCGGAAGACCGGGCGAGTGCGGAGGATGTGAAGCTCGTCAATTGGTTATTAGAGCAACAACTGCTCAACAATCAAGCCGCGACCGGTTCGCGGCTGGCTCGATTACTGACAGACTATCGACGGGTGGAACAGCGGCTGCCGTTTGCGCATACCGCGAACAGTATGGATGAACGCGGCTTTACTCCTGTCAGCTATCCTCTCAATGTCCGGGGCAATGTGGATGAACTGGGGCCGTTGGTCTCGCGTGACTTTCTGGAAGTCTTCGCCGGTCAAAATCAGGTCAATCAGAGTCCGGGGAGCGGACGAATGGAACTGGCCGAGTTTCTGATTAGTCCTCGTCATCCTCTGACCGCGCGGGTGTATGTGAATCGGGTCTGGCAGTGGGTGTTTGGTGCAGGACTGGTCAGAACGCCGAACGACTTCGGGCATCTGGGAGAACAGCCAACGCACCCGGAACTGCTGGATTATCTGGCGCGGGAATTTATGGCTGACGGTTGGTCGACCAAACGACTGATTCGGCGGCTGGTTCACACGCGCGCGTTTCGGCAGTCGGGTCAGGTCAGTGCTGCATCTGTCAATGTCGATCCCGATCATCGTTTGTGGCATCACTATCCCACGCGGCGGCTCGAAGCGGAGGCGATTCGCGATACGCTGTTAACGGTGTCGGGGAGACTGGACCGGCGGCTGTATGGCCGACCGATTGAAGCACCACGTTCCAAAGAAGATGCTGCCAAACGGTTGTTTAATGGTCCCCTGGATGGTGACGGGCGACGGTCGATTTATCTGCGGATGTCAATCATGGACCCGCCCCGCTTTCTGGTCGGTTTCAATCTGCCCGATCTGAAGTTGCCGACAGGAAAACGGGATGTGACGAACGTTCCGAATCAGGCGTTGATTCTGATGAACGATCCCTTTGTGAAAACGCAAGCCAAAGAATGGTCGGCTTTATTAGTGAAACAACAGGATAAAACTGTTGAGCAGCGCATCAGAACCATGTTTCTGAACGCATATGGACGCGCACCCGACGCATCGGAACTCAAACGCTGGACGGCTCTGGTGCAGGACCTGGGAGGCACGGGCGACCCGCAAGGTCTGCTGGCCGATCCGAATGTCTGGAGTCATGTAGCACACGCGCTGTTTAATACCAAAGAATTTATTTATTACCGGTAA
- a CDS encoding neutral/alkaline non-lysosomal ceramidase N-terminal domain-containing protein: MVRFLLCLLFVFSLCVSSNAAEPAKPEPVEWKAGVATAKITPAKPLRMSGYAGRKEPAEGTEQDLYGKALAIEDKEGNRVVFLTLDLIGVIDRLRADVTKQVQEKYNLPPQALLMNASHTHCGPAYGRDDAKEYYDTLVPALVNAIGEAIEGMQPAKLSWSAARCSVAMNRRTPTATGYRNHPNPNGRVDHQVPVLRVDDPKGELKAVMFGYACHNTTMGFRKWLGDYAGFAQEYFEKDHPGVTALFMMGCGGDQNPYPRSELHYAHKHGRSLATAIEAALEVNQRTLLHQHVLHGPLKTAYETVELEYLPEKKRAPWDYPVQVIQFGKGLTIVALGTEVVVDYSLRIKEELFEQEGPAIWVAGYSNVYSGYIPSKRVLLEGGYEASRPYKPDVEERIIGKVLELNQGLQSAGAP, encoded by the coding sequence TTCGATTCTTACTTTGTCTGCTGTTTGTTTTCAGTCTCTGTGTTTCCTCAAACGCAGCCGAACCTGCCAAGCCAGAACCTGTGGAATGGAAAGCGGGCGTTGCGACAGCCAAGATTACGCCAGCGAAGCCACTGCGGATGTCCGGCTATGCAGGCCGCAAGGAACCGGCGGAAGGAACCGAGCAGGACCTGTACGGCAAAGCACTGGCGATCGAAGACAAAGAAGGCAACCGGGTTGTCTTTCTCACGCTCGATCTGATTGGCGTGATTGACCGCTTACGAGCTGACGTCACAAAACAGGTGCAGGAAAAATACAATCTGCCGCCGCAGGCACTGCTGATGAATGCCTCGCACACGCACTGTGGTCCCGCGTATGGCCGCGATGATGCGAAAGAATATTATGACACACTGGTGCCGGCTCTGGTCAATGCGATTGGCGAGGCCATTGAAGGCATGCAGCCTGCGAAGCTGAGCTGGTCGGCGGCCCGCTGTTCGGTCGCCATGAATCGCCGCACTCCGACCGCGACCGGATATCGTAATCATCCCAATCCCAATGGGCGAGTGGATCATCAGGTGCCTGTCCTGCGTGTGGACGACCCGAAAGGGGAATTGAAGGCGGTCATGTTTGGTTATGCCTGTCACAATACGACGATGGGCTTTCGCAAATGGCTGGGCGATTATGCCGGGTTTGCGCAGGAGTACTTTGAAAAGGATCATCCGGGCGTGACCGCGCTCTTCATGATGGGCTGCGGCGGCGATCAGAATCCGTATCCACGGAGCGAACTGCATTATGCACACAAGCACGGTCGTTCTTTAGCGACGGCCATTGAAGCCGCCCTCGAAGTCAATCAGCGCACGCTGTTGCATCAGCATGTGTTGCATGGTCCGCTCAAGACGGCTTATGAAACGGTCGAACTCGAATATCTGCCCGAAAAGAAACGGGCTCCCTGGGATTATCCCGTGCAGGTGATTCAGTTCGGGAAAGGTCTGACGATTGTCGCGCTGGGGACCGAAGTCGTCGTTGATTATTCACTCCGCATTAAAGAAGAACTGTTCGAGCAGGAAGGACCTGCGATCTGGGTCGCCGGTTATTCGAACGTTTATTCCGGTTATATTCCCAGCAAACGGGTTCTGCTGGAAGGGGGCTATGAAGCGAGCCGCCCTTACAAGCCGGATGTGGAAGAGCGGATCATCGGGAAAGTTCTGGAATTGAATCAAGGACTGCAGAGTGCGGGCGCCCCATAA